The genomic window TCATTCACTTCATTGCACAAGTGTCCCCAGATCTGGGCCCCTCCCCACCACTCACTGACCTTCGGGAGGAGCAGGCATCGGCCACCACGTGCACGTCCAGGCCTCTCTCCAGCAGGTCCAGGGCTGTGCTCTGGGGAGTGGTCAGAGGTCAGGGCCCACCCCAGGGTCTACCTGGGGGGGGGTTGTGTGGGAGAGCCTACCATGACACAGGCTTGGGCCTCAATGCCGCACAGCAGCACCGACTTCAGGCTGGGCTTGGCCTTCATCAGCTGCTCCACTTCGGGCACCACCATGCTGAAGGTCGTCTTGGGCACGGCTCGGATGCCCTGGGCCCCCAGCTCTGGCACTGTGGGACCAAGGCCCTCGGGGTACTGTTCTGTCAGCATCACCGGGATGTCCAGCACGCGGGCCACCTGGGGTCAGGGGGACAAGTGCAGCCCATGGGGGTCAAGTGGGGACGAGACACCTGCAGGGTGGGTCAGGTACGAATAAGACAGTGGGGGGGTAGGGGAAGACAAAACAGTTAGAGAGGGCCAAGTGGTACCATCTGGGGGGCTCAGGTGGTACCCCGACACCTGGGGGGGCTCAGATACCAGACATCTGGGGGGCTTGGGTAGTACAGACACCTGAGGGGTCAGGTTGTACTAGGCACCTGGGGGCTCAAGTATCAGATATTTGGAGGGGCTCAGGTGGTACCAGATACCTGCAGGGGAGGGGGGCTCAGGTGGTACCAGATACCTGCAGGGGAGGGGGGGCTCAGGTGGTACCAGATACCTGCGGGGGAGGGGGGCTCGGGTGGTACCAGATACCTGCAGGGGAGGGGGGCTCGGTTGGTACCAGATACCTGCGGGGGAGGGGGGCTCGGGTGGTACCAGATACCTGCGGGGGAGGGGAGGCTCGGGTGGTACCAGATACCTGCGGGGGAGGGGAGGCTCGGGTGGTACCAGATACCTGCGGGGGAGGGGGAGCTCGGGTGGTACCAGATACCTGCGGGGGAGGGGAGGCTCGGGTGGTACCAGATacctgcggggggggggggggaggggggctcggGTGGTACCAGATACCTGCAGGGGAGGGGGGGCTCGGGTGGTACCAGATACCTGCGGGGGAGGGGGGCTCGGGTGGTACCAGATACCTGCAGGGGAGGGGGGCTCGGGTGGTACCAGATACCTGCGGGGGAGGGGGGGCTCGGGTGGTACCAAATACctgtgggggaggggggctcGGGTGGTACCAGATACCTGCGGGGGAGGGGAGGCTCGGGTGGTACCAGATACCTGCGGGGGAGGGGGAGCTCGGGTGGTACCAGATACCTgcgggggggggaagggggggctTGGGTGGTACCAGATacctgcggggggggggggggctcggGTGGTACCAGATACCTGCGGGGGAGGGGGGCTCGGGTGGTACCAGATACCTGCAGGGGAGGGGGGCTCGGGTGGTACCAGATACCTGCGGGGGAGGGGGGGCTCGGGTGGTACCAAATACCTGCGGGGGAGGGGGGCTCGGGTGGTACCAGATACCTGCGGGGGAGGGGAGGCTCGGGTGGTACCAGATACCTGCGGGGGAGGGGGAGCTCAGGTGGTACCAGATACCTgcggggggggggaagggggggctTGGGTGGTACCAGATACCTGCGGGGGGGGGGCTCGGGTGGTACCAGATACCTGCGGGGGAGGGGGGCTCGGGTGGTACCAGAACCTGGCGAGGCAGGTAGAGGGCTGGGGCGGGGCCGCACCTGGAGCATGCGGGCGGACACGGCCACGATCTGGGGGAAGAAGGAGATGACGCCTCGGAATTTCTCCTGCATGTCGCACAGGAAGAGAATGGAGGAGCCGGGCAGCACGCGGCCCAGGGCCGGGCGGGCTGCGGCCATCGCTGGGGAGGGGTCACAGTGGGCTGGGAGCCGGACCGCTCGGACCCCGCTCTGAGAGAGAGAAGCGAGGCGGGGCCCGGGACCCCGGCCAGGACTCGAAGCGGAGCCCCTTCCCCGCTCCCACTTGGCCTCCGTCCCCGGGGTCCGAAACCAGTCTCGCCGGGTACTCACTGGCTCCGCGACCTTCGCGATTTCCTCTGAAATACAAGACGTTCCGCCCCCGGAGCAGGGGCCAATCGGAGCGTAAGCGGGACCCGCAGAGCCAATCGGGGCTCAAGGACCCACTGGGCCAGGGGTAAGAGGAGGAGCTTCTAGGTCCCGCCTTTGGCGCTCCTATTGGTTAGCTGTAGATCTCGCTTCACCAATTAGAAACCTGAACTGGGAGAGGcggggtcaaggggaaaaatcCGAGGACCCCCTACCGGGCCGTAGGTGGAGAGATCTGCAGGGAGCCGGCCGCGGGCCGTGAGAGCCAAGGTTTCGAGGCTTATTGTCCGGACCAAGGAGGAGACTCGGGGTGGGTCCCGGCAGAATGACTACCTGGCAGAATGattccctccccactcccccccccccccgtgcctGCGGCGTATCTGCGCGTGTGCAAGCGGGGCGTGAACGCCCAGAGAAAAGACTCAAGTTCAGTTCTGTGCCAGAGTTTATTTAACACCTGCTGAGTCCTGGGCGCCGCGCTAGGGGCTCGCGGGGGCGGGAGGGGGCCACCTCCTGAGAGGAGACCCAGATTGGGAAGCCCACCCCCGGGGCAGCTAGCAGAGGAGGGGGCGGGAGAGCTCCGGGCTCCTGCAGGGGGGGGCCCACGTCCCCTCAGCCAGGGGCCCCGCCCGAGACCCCCGGGCCCTGGTGGGGCGCGGTCCTGGGTCCCGGATCCCTGGGGGCAGGGACGAGACCGGAGCCCCGGGGGGCGGCGGGACAAAGCCGGACGGGTCTTCGGGAGCTGCCGGAAGAAGGGCGGGCCCGGGGCTCAGGGGGACGATCTCCGCCAGCTCGTGCGCTGGCAGAGCGCTGGCGCTCAGGGCCAGCCCCGGCCCCGGACTCTCGGGGGCCGCCAGGGCCTGGGCCACCCCAAGGAAGGGGGACGGCGGCCGGAGGGGGCGGGGCCGGGGGCCTGCGCCCTCTGGGGCCGACGGCTGGGGGGCGTCCTGGCCATGCGCGGAACTCCTGGGgagatgggggggaggggtgggTCACCGCGCTGGGTCTGCCCGCCCCCCCCCACCCCGCGGCCCACCTGTCCCGCCCCCGCGCATCCCCGTCCTCGCCCGGCTCCGTGCCTGGCAGCCCCTCCGTCTGCCCCGCCCTGGTCTCTGTTTCCGCCCGTTTCCCAGGGGCCCCGCGGTCCAGTTCTCACCTGCGCGCGGGACTGTAGGGGAGTCTCCGCGGGGTGGATTTTCTCCGGGGGGGGCGAGTCTTCCGAGGCTGAAGGGTCTTGAGGATCTGGGCAGCCACCCCGCTCATGAAGGTGCACAGCTCCTGGGGTGCGGGCTCGGGGAGCCAGGAGGCCGCCGGGGTGCCGGGGTGCATTGCCCTGCCTCCAGGACCCGGGGGGGGGACTacgaaagagaaagtgagagccGGGAAActgtcccccctcccccaacacacacaGAGACCCCAGCCGAAGGCCCTCTCCACCCCGGAGGCGTTGCCTGACTCTGGGCAAACCCCTGAGCTTTTTTTTAGGCCTCAGCTTTTCCCTCTGGAAaatgggtgggggtgggggtggggtggctTTGATGTTGCAAATTCCTGAACTGCAGTTCTCCGGTGCTAAGGAGagaataggaggagaaagaaagggaggagaggtgaCACGGGACTGAAAGAGAAGGGGATTGGGAGAAAAGGGGCTGGGAGGAGTAAAAATGGGACCGGGGGAAA from Sminthopsis crassicaudata isolate SCR6 chromosome 3, ASM4859323v1, whole genome shotgun sequence includes these protein-coding regions:
- the ISOC2 gene encoding isochorismatase domain-containing protein 2, which produces MAAARPALGRVLPGSSILFLCDMQEKFRGVISFFPQIVAVSARMLQVARVLDIPVMLTEQYPEGLGPTVPELGAQGIRAVPKTTFSMVVPEVEQLMKAKPSLKSVLLCGIEAQACVMSTALDLLERGLDVHVVADACSSRSQVDRLLALSRMRQSGVFLTTSECLILQLVGDSAHPRFKEVQRFIREPAPDSGLLGLFQGQSPLLS
- the C3H19orf85 gene encoding uncharacterized protein C19orf85 homolog, with product MHPGTPAASWLPEPAPQELCTFMSGVAAQILKTLQPRKTRPPRRKSTPRRLPYSPARRSSAHGQDAPQPSAPEGAGPRPRPLRPPSPFLGVAQALAAPESPGPGLALSASALPAHELAEIVPLSPGPALLPAAPEDPSGFVPPPPGAPVSSLPPGIRDPGPRPTRARGSRAGPLAEGTWAPPCRSPELSRPLLC